The sequence AGGACATCGACCGCATCCTGGAGTACCGCAACCTGCCGGAGGTCACCCGCTGGCTGCTCCGCACCGACGTTGACCCAGCGGCTTTCCGAGCGGCATGGCGACGCTCAGCGGAAGACCCCCACGACCACAGGGTGGCGGTGACCCGCGACGGCGTCGTCATCGGCACCGTCTCGCTCGACGTGCGCACCAGTATGGGGCAGCCCGGCACGCCGCCGGGGACAGAAGCCGAGGTCGGCTACATCTTCGACCCGAGGTACGGCGGCCACGGCTACGCGACTGAAGCGGTCACCGCGATGGTCTCCTACTCGTTCGCCCGGTTGGGCGTACGCCGGATCACCGCTGGTTGCTATGCGGACAACCTCGCCTCGGTGCGGCTCCTCGAAAAAGTCGGCATGCGGCGGGAGCAGCACGGCGTCGGCAACTCCTGGCACGCCGAGTTGGGCTGGGTGGACGGCTACACGTACGCCCTGCTCGCCGAGGAGTGGTCCAAACAGCCGTAACCCTTACCCCACCGGCTGTTCAGGACTCCGGCGGATCGTCACCGGCACCTCACCGAGGCGGTAGTGGACGACCTCGAACGGCCACGCCGCTCGCAGCCACGCCCCCACAATCTCGGTCAGCAGACCATCCAGCTCCGCGCGAGCAGCGGACACCCACGACGAGGCCGCCACCTCCCGCTCACCCGTCGACGACGGCTCGAAATACACGCAGCCGACCACGTCACCGGTGGCGATGTCGATGACCGAGTACGCGAAGTCCACCCGCTGATGTGACCGCTGCGCATGCCCCGCCAGGTCCTCGTGGTTCTCGGCGAGCGTCATCCCGGCCACCGGCGGCCAGCCCTGGTCGAATCCCGGCGTTGACCGGATGTGCGCAATACTCGACATCCAGGCAGCGTGATCCGCCTCGTTGTGTTGCGGCCCGAGCAACTCGAGCCGCAACCCATGGGCAACACACACATCTGGTACAGCGAACGAAGCCGCGACGAGCGGTAGGTCGGTCACCTGCGGAGCCTAACAGCCCAACTGCTGGCTGGCAGTGCAGCGGACCGGCCGATGGCGGTCCGCCCAGGCACGCCGGCCGGTAGGTCAGCCCTGGCACGTGGGAACGTTCACGCAGTTGTCTGGTCGATTCTTGACCACAGTGGTGCCGGTAGCACTGGAGAGATCAACCGTGCCGCCGATCTCGTTGAAGATGCCGCCGCCGTCGGTGCCGGCGACGTTCTCGACAACCTTCGTGCGCAGCAGGGTGAGCGCGCCGACCGATCCGTTGAAGATGCCGCCGCCCGACTCGGTGGCCTGATTACCGGTGACCTTTGTACGCAGAAGCGTCAACGTGCCGAGATTGTGAATGCCACCACCGTTGACTCCGACATTGTCCTTGATGACACTGTCCTCGACGAGCAGGGCTCCCCCTTGCAGAAAGATCGCACTCTGGCCGGTGCCGGCTGCGGTGTTGGCCGCGATGGTGACCCGGGACATGGTGAGCTGGAGGGGCCCACCGGCGACAGCGGAACCGCCGAAGCCCGTTGTCGTGTTCTCCTCGATGCGGGTGTCGGCGATAGTCCCGGTCACCCCACCGAGGAGGAAAATAGCTCCCCCCTCGGAGGCTTGATGACCGACCAACTCGCTCCGGGTAACGGTCAACTGACCACTGATCGTGAGAGCACCGCCAGTCAGCGCAGTATTCGCGTCGAGCCGCGACTTGTCGATGGCGAGTGTACCGATACTGAAGATCCCGCCGCCGATATTAGCAGCAGCATTTCGACTGAGGTCGGAGTGTTCGATATGGAGCACGCCGCCAATGTTCGCGATCCCGCCGGCGTCGCCGCCACTGGATACATTTTCGACAATCTTACTCTTCCTGACTGTGGCACCGCCACCTGGGTTGATGAGAATCCCGCCGCCGTCGTTGTCACCAGAGAGCCGCCCACCGGTGACGGTGAGGTGATTAAGGGTGAGTCGACCGTTGGCGTTGACGGTGAGGATTCTGAAGTCGTCGGCCGCGGCGGAGCGTTTGAGGGTGGTGTTCTTTCCGCCGTTGAGGGTGATGGGAGTGGTGATCGCCGGCAGGCCGGCACCGTCGAGGTCAGCGGTGAGCAGGTAGGTACAGCCCTCGGCAAGGTCGAGCACGGCACCACCCCGGGCGTTGGCTCGGGTGATCTCGGCGATCAGCCGACTCGTGTCACAGGGCACCCGCGTACCCTTCGGCTGCCCGAGTTGGTCATCGACGACGGCAGCGTGTCCGACACCCTCGCCGCCGGGGGCGGCGGTGAGGGTGGTGACGGCAGCGGCGGTAAGCGCCAGGCCGGTCGCTCCGGCCAGCCCGGCAGCCCACCATCGTGACCTCGCCTGACCTCCGTTGCGATGCTCCGGGTTGGATCTGGTCGTGTGACGCTGATGGTTCATCGCGGTGTTGACACCCTTCCCCGTGAACGACGAGGAGCCCGACGGCCGGGTTCTCCTCGGCTACCGGGCCGGCGGTAGCAGCCACCCGCACGCTAGACCGACACCGATCCGATGTAGCTACAATTCCGAAGAAAATACTTAAACCAGACAAAATTCCCAATCCGGATATGGACCGGCCGCACGCCCCTCGCAGGGCCGTGACCGCAGGCGGAACCACACAGCGATGGCCAAGGACGCCGCCTTCCCCGACCTGCTGCACGCCGGAACCGGTGGTGGCCGCCGGAACCGGGCCTTCGCCAACTCGGCACCCGCGGGAAAGCCCAGGCCATCATCGCCGGCTACGAACTCAACTACACCCACAAACAACACCGCACGGTTGTCGGCGTCATGTCCTGTTCCGGCGTCCATCTGGCAGATCGTTGACTTGAGCTTGGCGTGTTCGTCGTGGCGGACCTCGGATGCCCTGCGGGACCGGCACAGATGCGCCAACCACGCCCGCCTGCTCCGTCGTCGCACCCGAAGCCGGCACCTACTCCTGGGCGCGCCCCAGGTCCGCAACCCCGAAGTCGGGGTGGACCTGTTCGGGCCGGGCCAGCTAGGACGAACGTACCGTTTGGGTAGTTTCTTCGGTTTCATGTTCGCATGAGGCCAGTATCGGTTTTGCTCGGGGTGATTGCTACGCCTGCCGTGGGCAGGGAGCGGCCACAGCCGTCGCGCGGTTCGCTGCTCGTTTGAGACGGGGAAAGGACACCGAGACCGGATGAACCATCAGCACCAGGTATCCACACCAGGCCCCCGCCGCACACCCCGGGCGAAGGCGAAATGGTGGACTGTCGGGCTCGCTGGCGTGACTGGGCTGGCCCTCACCACCGGCGTCGCCGCCGCCCCGGCCGCCGCCGCGGTCGGACGCACCCTCACCCCCGACGGCTGGACCTCCGCTGAGGACCACCGCGAACGCGGCATGAGCGAGGGCGAGGCCAGGGGCAAGGGCAAGGGCAAGGGCAAAAAGGACACCGCACCCAACGGCACCCCCGTGCCCTGCGACGCGGACGCCCTCATCGCCGCGATCACCCTGGCCAACGCCCGCGACGGCGCCGTGCTCGACCTCGCCAAGGACTGCACCTACCTGCTCACCGCCGACATCGACGGCAACGGCCTGCCCGCCATCACCGCCCCCATCACCCTCAACGGCGGCAAGAACACCACCATCGAACGCGCCGCCACCGCCGACGGATTCCGCATCCTCACCGTCGATGCCGGCGGCAACCTCATCCTCAACAAATTGACCATCACCGGCGGGCAGACCGACGGCGAAGGAGGCGGCATCCTCGTCAACCCCGGCGGCACCCTTACCACCAACCACAGCAGCATCACCCGCAACATCACCAACGTCTCCGGTGGCGGCATCGCCAACAACGGCACCACCCGAGTCAACCACTCCACAGTCGAACGGAACACCGCCACCAGCCAAGGAGGCGGGATCTCGAGCACCGGTCTCCTGGAAGTCGTCACGTCACACATCGACAACAATAAATCAATCCCTGCCCTGGGCGGCGGCATCTACCAAGCCGGCAGCACCGTCACCATCAAGGGCGGCAGCATCTCCGGCAACCAAGCAGAGGTCGCTGGCGGTTTGTTCGTCTCCGGAGGCGTCGGTGTGGTTACCGGCACCCGAATCACCAAAAACACGGTACGCAGCAGTGGCGGTGGTGGTCTCCGGTCTGACGCCGGCGCGCAACTCACGCTACGAAAGGTCCATCTAGCCGACAACGCCTCACCAGTCCTCGGCGGCGGCATGTTCGTCTCGACCGGCAGCTTCGCCGTAGTCGAGGGCAGCACCGTCAAGAACAACAACCTTACGACGAACTCGCCCGGCGGAGGAATTTACAACGCAGGGCAAACCGTGCTGCGACGCACAACCGTCATCGGCAACCAGGCCGGTCAAGGCGGCGGCATACTCAACGAAGGCACGATGGACCTCTTCACCACGAAGGTGATCAAAAACATCGCTGTCACCGACGCTGGAGGCATCCTCAGCATCGCCGGAACCGTGAACCTGAACACCGCCACCGGCACCGTGGTCATCAAAAACCGACCCAACAACTGCGTTGGCGTCCCCGGCTGCCCAGGCTGACGGTCACGACGCATCACGAGGGGTTCCGTCTCTTGCCGCTCAAAGGCGAGGAACGGAACCCCTCGGCCGCTCGCGCAATTCGTCGAGCGAGTCCGTCACGTCGAGGGTGGCCTATCCTCGACAAAGGCCCGCATCTGGCCGCCTCCCGAACTGGACAGACCTATCGGCCGACCAGACCTGTCCTGTATGTACCAGCAGATCAACCAATTGACCCTGGCCACACCCGTCCGGCAATGTCATCATGTGCCGCATGACTGAGCCACTAACCAGTATCGTCCTCGTGTACGCAGGGCACAAATGGGACCGTGATCTGCCCATCTATCAGCAGAAGAACGCGCCAGGACATATCCGCCACATGCATGAGCAGGTCGCATCGGGCGCCGCTATCGTGGCTGGCCCGATGCACAACGGGGCAGGGCTGCTAGCGGAAGAGCTGCTCGGGGTCGTCATCTATGATCGCCCGGTACCGGAGGCGACGGAAATTGCCGCCGCGGATCCGGCCGTTGTCGGTGGGCAACTCCGGGTTGAGGTGCGTCCCCTCTACCGAGTCACGGTGTAAACCGACGCCCTCGGTGAGCACCGTCGAGGTATTGCCCCCAGTGATGACCGCGCCGCCACAATGTGGCTTGGTCGCGGCCTGCGATGGGCTACGGAAGCTGCCGACGGGGCGATCATTCCCGGGCGTTCTTGGCGCGTTTGAGGGCTGCCCTCCACAGTCGTTCCTGCGCGGCGGCGTCTGGGGCGTCAGCGGCACCGGCGGCGGATGCTAAAGCGTCACGGACTTCGTCCGGGCTCCACCCGTTGGCCAGTAGCGCGGCGATCTGGTGAGCGAGCGCGGAGGCTCGCCCCCGGGCCAGTCTGGCTTGGGCGTCCGTGTGGCCAACGCGCCACGGCAACGCGTCGATCACCTGATCAGCGTCGCTGAGGTGTGCCTTCACGTCGACTGGGCCGGTGCTCACGCTGATGCCCCACCTTCTTCAAGCCGTCTCCGGGCGACACGGGGCCCGGCGGGGGCGAAGTGTCGCACAGCCGGCCCGACCGGATCAGGCCCTAGGGCGGTGTCGATGAGGGTGGTGGCGGCGGTGCGGGCATGGTGGACGGGGCTGTCGGTGCCGGTGATGGCGGCGGTGGTTTGTGCCCCTTCGGCGAGGACGGCGAGTTGGTCGGCGAGGGCTGCGGGTGCGCCGGTGGCGGCGACGATGCCGGCCAAGCGTTGCTGAAACTGGACTTTCTGGTCGCGGACGAGGGCGGCGATGTGGGGTGTGGTGCCGCCGAGTTCGCTGAAGGCGTTGACGAAGATACAGCCTCGGAAGCCGTCTTCGGTGGACCAGCGGGCGAGCATGTCGTAGATGGCCAGGAGTTGTCCGCGGGGCGTGCCCCCTCCGGCGGCGACAGCGTCGTCGACCCAGGTGTTCCAGATCTGACGACGGCGGTGCAGGACGGCTTCGACGAGGGTCTCCTTGGAGGGGAACAGCTGGTAGAGGCGCCTGAGGGAGACACCGGACTCGTCGCGGAGGACGTCCATACCCACGGCGTGGATACCGCGGTGGTAGTAGAGCCGGTCGGCCGTACCCAGGACGTGCTCGCGGATCTGCTCGACCTGTTGAGTCCGGTTTCGGCTGGTAGTGGGCATGGTGTCCTCCTGTCTGGGGCGGTGTGGCGACAGTCACGGTGGGATGGCGCTGATCCGACTGGCACCGAGAACGTTCGTTCTCTACTGTACTCCCCAGGATAAGTGAGAACGATCGTTCTAAACCTTGGCTGGGAGGCCGTCATGCCGTACATCACCGTCGGGACCGAGAACAGCAGCAGCATCGACGTGTACTACGAGGACCACGGTCAGGGACAGCCGGTGGTACTCATCCACGGCTACCCCCTGAGCGGGCACTCGTGGGAGAAGCAGACCGCCGCCCTCCTTCAGGCCGACTACCGGGTGATCACCTACGACCGGCGAGGGTTCGGCCAGTCCAGCCAACCCACCGTCGGCTACGACTACGACACCTTCGCCGCCGACCTGAACACCGTCCTGGAGACCCTCGACCTCACCGACGTGGTACTGGTCGGATTCAGCATGGGCACTGGCGAGGTGGCCCGCTACCTGAGCCGCTACGGCTCCGCCCGGGTCGCCAAGGCCGCGTTCCTCGCCTCGCTGGAACCGTTCCTGCTGCAGACCGACGACAACCCGACCGGTGTGCCGCAGGACGTGTTCGACGGCATCCTCGCCGCGGTCACCGCTGACCGGTACGCCTACTTCACCGACTTCTACCGCAACTTCTACAACACCGATGACACCCTCGGCAGCCGCCTGTCCGAGGAGGCACTGCGTAACAGCTGGAACGTCGCCGCCGGCGCGTCCTGGTACGCCTCCAGCGCCGCCGTGCCCACCTGGATCACCGACTTCCGCGCCGACATCCCGGCCGTCGACGTACCAACGCTGATCCTGCACGGCACCGCCGACAACATCCTGCCCATCGACGCCACCGCCCGCGAATTCCACAAGCGGCTACCCGAGGCCGACTACGTCGAGATCGACGGCGCTCCCCACGGCCTGCTCTGGACCCACACGACCGAGGTCAACCAGGCCCTACTGACCTTCCTCGCCAAGTAACCCACCGGGGCGGGGGCCCGCGCCCGCCGTGACGCTGGCCCCGCCCTCGCACACACAGACACCAGACACGCCCGCTTCGATCAACGCCCGGCCCCCGCGGGCCGCACATCACGTAAGGACACTGACATGGAAACTCTCGACACCCCTACCCGCTCGACCAGTAGCAGCCGTCGCCGGCTCGTCACCGCCCTGCTGGCGGGTGTGACCGCGGTCGGTATCGCCGCCGGCGGTACCGCCATCGCCACCAACAGCAGCAGCGAGGCCCAGGCCGGCGCCGCGGCCGCGGCCGGGAAACGGTCGAACCTGAACGAGGGATTCGTCACCACCCGCGACGGCGTGGACATCTTCTACAAGGACTGGGGCCCCCACGACGGACGACCCGTGGTCTTCAGCCACGGCTGGCCCCTGAACTCCGACAGCTGGGAATCCCAGATGATGCACCTGGCCGACAACGGCTACCGCGTCATCGCCCACGACCGCCGGGGCCACGGCCAGTCCTCCCAGACCTGGGAGGGCAACGACATGGACCACTACGCCGACGACCTCGCCACCGTCATCACAAAGCTGAAGCTACGGGACGTGACTCTGGTCGGGTTCTCCACCGGCGGCGGAGAAGTCGCCCGCTACGTCGGCCGACACGGCACCGACCGCATCGCCCAGGTCGCCCTCGTCGGCGCGGTCACCCCACTGATGCTCAAGACCCCTGACAACCCCAACGGCGTACCCATCGACGTCTTCGACGGCCTCCGGGAAGGCTCCCTCACCGACCGCTCCCAGCTCTACCGCGACCTCGCCGAAGGACCGTTCTTCGGCGCCAACCGCCCCGACGCCGAGGTATCGCAGGGCATGAAGGACACCTTCTGGCTACAGAGCATGCAGGCCGGCCACAAAGCCGCCCACGACTCGATCAAGGCGTTCTCCGAAACCGACCTCACCGAAGACCTCAAGCGCTTCGACGTACCCACCCTGATCATCCACGGCGGCGACGACCAGGTCGTGCCAATCGAGAACTCCGCCCACGAAGCACACGAGATCGTGGCCGACTCCACCCTCAAGGTCTACCCCGACGGCCCCCACGGCATCACCGACACCCACAAGCAGCAGCTCAACAACGACCTACTCACCTTCGTCAACAGCCTCTAACCATCACACGCCCCGCGGGGTGGGCCAACCAGCCCACCCCGCACCCTTCCGACCCGCCAGCGACGTCATCCGCGCGGCGGGCGACGCGAAAAGGAGCCCTGATGTCCACCACCCCAACTGCTGGCGTTGTTCAGGCCACCCACTACCGGTGATGTCGGCGTCGCCCTCGACACCATCGCCACTACCGCACGTACCCTTGCCGACACCATCGCCGAACGTGCCGCCGCGATCGGCACACCACCGGACGGACGCGGCATCACCATCGTGGCCACCAGCCAGCTACCCCAACTGGACGCCGGCGTGTTGCGTGACGACACCGTGATCGAAAAAGTCGAGGACATCCTCACCACCACCGCCGCAGGAATCCACCAAGCGATCGACGTCACCGCCGACGACCCCATCACCCAGGACATCCTCATCGCCACCGGCCACGACATCGAACAGCAATCCTGGCTCCTCCGCTCGCAGCGATAACGCGTCAACCGCCCCGGGCATCGAACCAGCAGACACAACACCGGCCGATACCCACCATCAGGTACCGGCCGGCAGCCCACAAAACCGTCGTGAGTGAGGAATCCAGCTCCACCGAGTACACCCACGTCACTGGTGTCTGTTTGATGCCCCTGTGGGGTGTGGTTGGGGCCATGGCGGCGGCGGAATTCGGGCGGGCGTCGGGGCGTTACACCCTGCGTACGGCCGAGGAAGCGCCCCGCTCCGGCGGGTGTCGCCCGTGCGTGTGCCCCGGGAATGATGGTGGCCGGCCGGTCGTTACATCTGGACCCGGCGTCGTGTGAGCCCGTCCAGGGCCGCGGTCGTCTGAGGATCTTCTTTCGTTTGTTCTGTTGAGCGCCGGACGGTGCTTGCACCCCGCTCCCGACCCCCTTTTCGGGATGTGTGTGGGTGTCGACCCCCGAATGGAGCACACCTGATGAACACGATTCTGCGTCGTAGCGTCCTGGGTATCGCTGGTCTGGCCCTGTCCACCGGTGTCGTCGCCGGCCCCCTGGCCACCCTCACCGACAGCACCCCGGCCTCGGCTTCGGCCGCGGCGGTGCAGGTCGCGAAGCCGGACCTGGACACCCTGATCCCGCACGGCACCCAGGGCAAGCAGTCACGCATCACTCTCGGTGATGAGCAGACCGGGAACGTGAAGGCCATCATCGAGGCCACGAAGGCCGCCGGGATGGACGAGCGGGCCGCCGTCGTGGCGATCGCTACCAGCTTGCAGGAGTCGAAGCTGGAGAACCTGGGTCACCTGGGTGACCGCAACGACCACGACTCGCAGGGCCTGTTCCAGCAGCGCCCCTCCTCCGGCTGGGGCACGGTCGAGCAGATCACCGACCCCGCCTACTCCACCACCGCGTTCCTCAACGGGCTCAAGCAGGTTGAGGGTTGGCAGGAGATGCCGTTGACCGAGGCCGCCCAGACGGTGCAGGTGTCGGCGTACCCGTTCCACTACGCCCAGTGGGAGACCCAGGCCGCCGACCTCGTGGCCGAGCACTGGACCAGCTGACCCAGCACACCACCACATATCTGACCCGCAAAGGGGAACACGTTGTTGGCCGGCACCCGGTTCGGGTGCCGGCCAACAGCCGTATCTGGGGTACTGCCGTGGGAAGCCACGGCCACGACTACTGACCTCAGGCCCACCAGTTTCCCTTCCACAACAGAGGCTGGTTCCGCGAGGCCCACCCACGCCGAGTGAGCCGCCCACGAGCAGGCCCGCCAAGCCTCCCAGGCCGCGGCCAGCGGCGACAACACCGCCGCCCGCGCCATCGCCGGCCGCCGACATTGACGAGCGGCCGGCGGTTGCCAAGCCTCGTCGGTACACACATCGGTGTAGCCGATGGCGCAGCGGGGACGGGCGGCCGGGGGTAGATCAAGGCGCAGGACGCGGGCGCGTAGTGCGCGCCATCGGGTGGTGCTGCCGCCCTGCCAGGATTGGCTCATAGCGTGGCTCACCGAAATGGTTGTGCTCGCGTCGCATCATGGCGTGATGAAGCTCTCACACAAGATCGCCATTGGAATTGCGGCTGTTGTCGCGCTCGGCGCGGGGGCAGCAACGTTGGTGGTCATCCTCCAGTCAGACAGCCCGGATACTGCGGTAGCGGAAGGCTCGTCCCCGAACGCGGGATCGGCGCCGGAGGGACAGTTGCGGGTTGCGGCGCTAATGGATCAGGCGGGCTGTGACGGGTCGGTGGTCGAAACGCAGCTCTACTCGTACGAGACAGGCCACTGCACACTGGGCGGATCCGACGTCACCATCGCGGTATTCCGAACCGACAGCCAGCGTGACGAGTGGATCTCGGTTGGCGGTGAATTCGGCGGCACGGTGGTGTCTGGCAGCGGCTGGGCGGCCATCTCGGAGCACCCTGACCCAGCCGGCACACTCGCTGAATCCCTGTCCGGCACGGTGCAGTAGGTCATCGCACGTAACTGAGACCGTCGAGACTCAACGCGGTCGCGCCGGACTGGGTGCGGCGTACCACGATGTCACCGGTGGTCATGATCTCGCAGGGGGCGGCGATACCGCCGGTGGTGGGCACCGACAGCAGCTGGCGGTGGGTGGGTGCGTGGCCGGTGGGCAGGGCCGCCACGACATGTCCCCAGCTGGTGCCACTGGAGGTGACGGCGATCCTGCCCCGTAGCCAGGTCCGGTCGTCGCTCTCCTGGCGCACGGCCAGGGGTGCGACGCCGGTACTGGTGTCCATGCTGTACCGGCCGGTCGCGTCGGGGTCGACGGCGGTGATGTCCTGCCACGCGTACAGGCTGGTTTGGAGTCGCCCGTCCTGGTCGATCCCCCCGGTGGTGACACGCAGGTCGGCGCCGTCGCGGCGCTCGAACCGAATCAGCGCCCCGGTGGCCGCAGCGTAGGAGCCGATCAGGGTGATCAGGTGGTCGTAGCCGAACCCGCCCGGCTGCTGCTCAGCCCGATAGCGCAGGGCCTCGTTGAACCACGTGGCGAGTTTGAGCTGACCGCCGATGGTGATGTGCGCCTCGGCGAGGTTGACGGCGCTGCCGCCGGGGACGTCGTTGAAACGGGCCGACAGCAGCGGGGCGGTAAGTGCGGTGGACGCGCCCACGTAGGCGCGGGGCGTGTAGGTGCCGGACAGGTCAGGCACCTGCCCGGCGGGCAGCAGCGCACTGCCGTCGAGGGGCCCGGCCGGGCCGGTGGCGGTGCCGACCGACGCTTTGGTGACGTAGGTACTCGCCGGATCCGGTGCCGTGGAGGTCGTCGGCACCAGGTCGGCGAGACTCGCGGGCGGGCCGGCGGGGATCGCGATGTCCGCCCGGTACCGCCAGGCGGTGGTGTCCACGTCGAGGGTGTACGCCCACCCGGACGGCGACCAGTCGACATCGTCCGAGACGGGCACGTCGAGTGTGTACGCGCCGCCGGCGTCAAGGGTGGCCGTGTGCGCGCCGGGCTGGATCGTCACATCGTCGGCGGGGCCTTGCAGGGGGATGGCCCGGGTCAGCCGGATCGTGCCGGCAGCGGGGGCACCGTCGGCGGTCAGGATGACACCGGCGATGGTGCGGGTGCCGAGACTAGCCGGATACGTCACGACCGCCCCCTGTACTGATCGGTGGTGTGCGGGCAGGCCCCAGCCAGTGACCTGCCCGCATCCCTGGTCGCGTCCCGCCCTGGACGCGCAACAGCCCGGTGGCGCTGACGCGTCCTACCGGGCTTTGGGCACACTCCGCCTATGCGGTGAATGTGTGATGACCATGATGGCGTGGTCAGGCGGCTTGCGTCAACTCGCCTTGCTGACCGCGTGCCGGTCCGCCGCGGTCCTCGACGGTGAGGCGGGTGTCTCGCTCGACGGTGGACAACTCTTGGAGGTCGTACCAGGTGGTGCCGCGTGCTCGTCCGGGTGTGTGCCAGGTGGTGACCCGCCCGTGTAGCGGGTCGTTGGGGTTGCGGGAGCGGCGGGCCCAGTCACGGATCCGGGCGGCGGTGATGTCGGGGCCGAGGGTGTGGGCGATCTGCGCGGCGGTGCCGAAGCGGTCACGGGTGAGTGGGGTGTCGCCGGGGCAGCGGCCGTCGGTGTTGAGGCGGGAGCGGCAGTGTCGGCAGGTCATGGTGCCATCCGGCCGGGCCTGAGGACTGCATCCCGCGGCCAGATGTGGGCGACGCCCTCCACAGCGTCGGGCATGCCGCAACCGCAGCCCTGTCCTACGCAGCGGCAGCCGGCGGCACAGATGACCGTCCACGCTTCTTGCGGTCCGCTGGTCTGTACGTGCATGTGGCGGAGTCGACAGGCCGGGCATGCGACCCCACGG comes from Salinispora tropica CNB-440 and encodes:
- a CDS encoding GNAT family N-acetyltransferase, translated to MASTNLRTERLELRPVRDEDIDRILEYRNLPEVTRWLLRTDVDPAAFRAAWRRSAEDPHDHRVAVTRDGVVIGTVSLDVRTSMGQPGTPPGTEAEVGYIFDPRYGGHGYATEAVTAMVSYSFARLGVRRITAGCYADNLASVRLLEKVGMRREQHGVGNSWHAELGWVDGYTYALLAEEWSKQP
- a CDS encoding right-handed parallel beta-helix repeat-containing protein, with amino-acid sequence MNHQRHTTRSNPEHRNGGQARSRWWAAGLAGATGLALTAAAVTTLTAAPGGEGVGHAAVVDDQLGQPKGTRVPCDTSRLIAEITRANARGGAVLDLAEGCTYLLTADLDGAGLPAITTPITLNGGKNTTLKRSAAADDFRILTVNANGRLTLNHLTVTGGRLSGDNDGGGILINPGGGATVRKSKIVENVSSGGDAGGIANIGGVLHIEHSDLSRNAAANIGGGIFSIGTLAIDKSRLDANTALTGGALTISGQLTVTRSELVGHQASEGGAIFLLGGVTGTIADTRIEENTTTGFGGSAVAGGPLQLTMSRVTIAANTAAGTGQSAIFLQGGALLVEDSVIKDNVGVNGGGIHNLGTLTLLRTKVTGNQATESGGGIFNGSVGALTLLRTKVVENVAGTDGGGIFNEIGGTVDLSSATGTTVVKNRPDNCVNVPTCQG
- a CDS encoding membrane protein, with amino-acid sequence MNHQHQVSTPGPRRTPRAKAKWWTVGLAGVTGLALTTGVAAAPAAAAVGRTLTPDGWTSAEDHRERGMSEGEARGKGKGKGKKDTAPNGTPVPCDADALIAAITLANARDGAVLDLAKDCTYLLTADIDGNGLPAITAPITLNGGKNTTIERAATADGFRILTVDAGGNLILNKLTITGGQTDGEGGGILVNPGGTLTTNHSSITRNITNVSGGGIANNGTTRVNHSTVERNTATSQGGGISSTGLLEVVTSHIDNNKSIPALGGGIYQAGSTVTIKGGSISGNQAEVAGGLFVSGGVGVVTGTRITKNTVRSSGGGGLRSDAGAQLTLRKVHLADNASPVLGGGMFVSTGSFAVVEGSTVKNNNLTTNSPGGGIYNAGQTVLRRTTVIGNQAGQGGGILNEGTMDLFTTKVIKNIAVTDAGGILSIAGTVNLNTATGTVVIKNRPNNCVGVPGCPG
- a CDS encoding YciI family protein → MTEPLTSIVLVYAGHKWDRDLPIYQQKNAPGHIRHMHEQVASGAAIVAGPMHNGAGLLAEELLGVVIYDRPVPEATEIAAADPAVVGGQLRVEVRPLYRVTV
- a CDS encoding TetR/AcrR family transcriptional regulator; translation: MPTTSRNRTQQVEQIREHVLGTADRLYYHRGIHAVGMDVLRDESGVSLRRLYQLFPSKETLVEAVLHRRRQIWNTWVDDAVAAGGGTPRGQLLAIYDMLARWSTEDGFRGCIFVNAFSELGGTTPHIAALVRDQKVQFQQRLAGIVAATGAPAALADQLAVLAEGAQTTAAITGTDSPVHHARTAATTLIDTALGPDPVGPAVRHFAPAGPRVARRRLEEGGASA
- a CDS encoding alpha/beta fold hydrolase, whose product is MPYITVGTENSSSIDVYYEDHGQGQPVVLIHGYPLSGHSWEKQTAALLQADYRVITYDRRGFGQSSQPTVGYDYDTFAADLNTVLETLDLTDVVLVGFSMGTGEVARYLSRYGSARVAKAAFLASLEPFLLQTDDNPTGVPQDVFDGILAAVTADRYAYFTDFYRNFYNTDDTLGSRLSEEALRNSWNVAAGASWYASSAAVPTWITDFRADIPAVDVPTLILHGTADNILPIDATAREFHKRLPEADYVEIDGAPHGLLWTHTTEVNQALLTFLAK
- a CDS encoding alpha/beta fold hydrolase; its protein translation is METLDTPTRSTSSSRRRLVTALLAGVTAVGIAAGGTAIATNSSSEAQAGAAAAAGKRSNLNEGFVTTRDGVDIFYKDWGPHDGRPVVFSHGWPLNSDSWESQMMHLADNGYRVIAHDRRGHGQSSQTWEGNDMDHYADDLATVITKLKLRDVTLVGFSTGGGEVARYVGRHGTDRIAQVALVGAVTPLMLKTPDNPNGVPIDVFDGLREGSLTDRSQLYRDLAEGPFFGANRPDAEVSQGMKDTFWLQSMQAGHKAAHDSIKAFSETDLTEDLKRFDVPTLIIHGGDDQVVPIENSAHEAHEIVADSTLKVYPDGPHGITDTHKQQLNNDLLTFVNSL